A portion of the Falco naumanni isolate bFalNau1 chromosome 9, bFalNau1.pat, whole genome shotgun sequence genome contains these proteins:
- the LOC121094190 gene encoding dual specificity protein phosphatase 13-like isoform X2: MQESSKMPHTRDSPSPTSSAGSRASYETPALPDLQRLCWFRGGSDNHVDQVWPNIYLGDAWAARSKTTLQSLNITHILNAADGPYSINTGAKYYEDLQIEYYGVEAFDDPSFDLSIFFYDAANFIGKALNTSGGKVFVHCAMGVSRSASLVLAFLMIHENMTLVDALKTVSAHRDICPNSGFLSQLRDLDIKLNEEMKGTRASATKEL, encoded by the exons ATGCAAGAGAGCAGCAAGATGCCTCACACCAGAGACTCTCCATCTCCGaccagcagtgcagggagcagagcttCCTACGAAACCCCAGCGTTACCAGACCTCCAGCGGCTCTGTTGGTTCAGAGGAGGGTCTGATAATCATGTGGACCAAGTCTGGCCAAATATTTACCTGGGAGATGC GTGGGCTGCTAGGAGCAAAACCACTCTTCAAAGCCTCAACATTACTCATATCCTCAATGCAGCAGATGGGCCATATAGCATCAACACGGGAGCCAAATATTACGAAGATCTGCAAATAGAGTACTACGGAGTAGAAGCATTTGATGATCCTTCCTTTGATTTAAGTATCTTCTTCTACGATGCTGCCAATTTCATAGGCAAAGCCTTAAACACTTCAGGAG gtaaGGTATTTGTTCATTGCGCCATGGGGGTGAGCCGCTCCGCATCACTCGTGCTTGCCTTTTTAATGATCCATGAAAACATGACACTCGTGGATGCTCTGAAAACGGTGAGTGCTCACAGAGACATCTGCCCGAATTCAGGGTTCCTGAGCCAGCTCCGGGACTTGGACATTAAACTAAACGAAGAGATGAAAGGAACCAGAGCATCTGCTACCAAAGAGCTGTAG